One Agelaius phoeniceus isolate bAgePho1 chromosome 7, bAgePho1.hap1, whole genome shotgun sequence DNA segment encodes these proteins:
- the R3HDM1 gene encoding R3H domain-containing protein 1 isoform X2: protein MRMSDILTVKDETDAMKGSEAEFKDTDPVENLKKSGSEEEIQVEKDENCPDNKNNMPRPAQSFAQTAKRSKSNTKLKLVRSLAVCEEYPPPPTAEISQDLQEKIQIQLSQSFEKEEKPAKDESEKEKSSDKLSRKMLSRDSSQEYTDSTGIDLHEFLVNTLKNNPRDRMMLLKLEQEILDFIGNNEVPRKKFPPMTSYHRMLLHRVAAYFGLEHNVDQSGKSVIVNKTSNTRIPDQKFCEHIKDEKSDDFQKRYILKRDNSSLDKDDNQMRIRLKDDRRSKSIEEREEEYQRARERIFAQDSLCSQENYFTDKRIQEEETNSTQQRRQILRINKEASGRSANSHQSSTETEPRPWSSTDSDSSLRNLKPAVTKASSFSGISVLSRGDSSASSKSTGRLSKTGSESSSSVGSSTGSLSHSQQPLPVPALSQPSPGTPAVYPSVSSSNSLSFDGGMSGQVAPAASSSFFLLPLEAAGIPPGSVLVNPQTGQPFLNPDGTPVVYNPPLPQQPGRSQVPGAAPQPALPSPSQHQPGANPILSQPLRALQPSSQPVQYSAVSYPPPLLPASSAQQYSVQDNLGSQFSHLSLARQPAAEGAEPGPALFQPGVVLQPPQQPGFILAAAPAAPPAAPPAPAPPYSGPAHAVGQPVLPQQGYVQQPVPQMAPCYCTPSQYPHSSQQYRPVSVHYSTQQSQALPQPGQQTGYQILPNQQQNYQGLVGVQQSQNQNLVSGQHNNIGNQIQGVIVPYPSVPSYQVSVPQGSQAVPQQTFQQPVIIPSQSSQGLPTTGMPVYYSVIPSGQQNNLSSSVGYLQPPGSEQIQFPRTSSPCNSQQLQGQQCAVYSNHSSQKPSPPTLLPPSSKSKPQQAASIVHYSIVSPPSSCKSSPTGLSIMQPKKAVAPPPAGGVVMMQLNVPGSAAPRNPSPPQRRAGKYYCEHPRGHKGTEISTLDGAAQLQHSPQLGSPATSPAQSPAPAQLSNMKNIRPTLAPLSIVSQFSRPFVPGQDARYPLLGQPLQYNPSLLRGQVTSQQCQPGNRHGNRGKKPAKKAASADLGAGEPVVGKVLEITELPEGITRMEAEKLFGELLKVGAKIRWLRDSQCLQQQQQQQRRFCGDGGAGDLASSYTVLAAFPSMAAAQSALKRQSGSAGSKFRLRSSRKHHELHGLERASSQ from the exons CGGCCAGCGCAGTCCTTTGCACAGACGGCCAAAAGGTCCAAG TCAAACACAAAGTTAAAGTTAGTTCGGAGCCTTGCTGTATGTGAAGAATATCCACCACCTCCCACAGCTGAAATATCCCAGGACCTCCAG GAGAAAATTCAGATCCAGTTGTCGCAGTcttttgaaaaagaagaaaaacctgcAAAAGATgaatcagaaaaggaaaaatccagTGATAAACTGTCCAGAAAAATGTTATCAAGAG ATTCCAGCCAGGAGTATACAGATTCCACTGGTATAGATCTTCAtgaatttttagtaaatacattaaaaaacaaTCCCAG ggaCAGAATGATGCTGCTGAAATTAGAACAGGAAATTTTAGATTTCATTGGTAATAATGA AGTACCAAGAAAAAAGTTTCCCCCAATGACATCTTACCATAGAATGCTGTTGCACAGGGTAGCTGCTTACTTTGGATTAGAGCACAACGTGGACCAGAGTGGGAAGTCAGTGATAGTAAATAAAACTAGCAATACAAGAAT ACCTGACCAAAAGTTTTGTGAGCATATAAAGGATGAGAAGAGCGATGACTTCCAGAAGCGGTACATCCTTAAGAGAGATAACTCTAGTTTAGACAAAGATGACAACCAG ATGAGAATACGATTAAAAGATGACAGAAGAAGTAAATCTATAGAAGAACGTGAAGAAGAATATCAGAGAGCTAGAGAAAGGATATTTGCACAAGAT TCCCTGTGTTCCCAAGAGAATTATTTCACTGATAAAAG AATCCAGGAGGAAGAAACTAATAGTACACAACAAAGACGACAGATACTTAG AATCAATAAGGAGGCATCGGGGAGATCGGCCAACAGCCACCAGAGCAGCACGGAGACGGAGCCGCGGCCCTGGAGCAGCACGGACTCCGACAGCTCCCTGCGCAACCTGAAACCCGCCGTCACCAAGGCCAGCAGCTTCAGCGGCATCTCGGTGCTGAGCCGcggggacagctctgccagcagcaagaGCACGGGCAGGCTGTCCAAAACAG GTTCAGAATCTTCTAGTAGTGTAGGGTCCTCCACGGGTTCTCTCTCTCACAGCCagcagcctcttccagtgccagCTCTAAGCCAGCCCTCCCCTGGCACGCCTGCCGTGTATCCAAGTGTCAGCTCTAGTAACTCTCTTTCCTTTGATGGTGGCATGAGCGGGCAAGTGGCACCTGCTGCTAGCAGCAgcttctttctgcttcccttGGAAGCAGCGGGCATCCCGCCTGGCAGTGTGCTGGTCAACCCTCAAACAG GTCAGCCGTTCCTCAATCCCGACGGCACTCCGGTGGTGTACAACCCTCCCCTGCCTCAGCAGCCTGGTAGGAGCCaagtgcctggagctgcacctcagccagccctgcccagccccagccagcaccAGCCCGGAGCCAACCCCATCCTCTCACAG CCTCTGCGGGCTCTGCAGCCTTCCTCCCAGCCTGTCCAGTACTCTGCAGTGTCGTACCCACCCCCGCTCCTGCCAGCCTCCTCTGCACAGCAATACTCTGTG CAAGACAACCTGGGATCGCAGTTCAGCCACCTGAGCCTGGCGCGGCAGCCGGCGGCGGAGGGCGcggagccgggcccggcgctgtTCCAGCCCGGCGTGGTGCTGCAGCCCCCGCAGCAGCCGGGCTTCATCCTGGCCGCCGCGCCCGCAGCGCCGCCCGCAGCGccgcccgcgcccgccccgccctaCTCGGGCCCCGCGCACGCCGTGGGCCAGCCCGTGCTCCCGCAGCAGGGATACGTGCAGCAGCCCGTGCCACAG ATGGCGCCGTGTTACTGCACCCCCAGCCAGTACCCGCACTCCAGCCAGCAGTACCGCCCCGTGTCTGTCCACTACAGCAcgcagcagagccaggccctgccccagcctggccagcagACAG GTTACCAGATTTTGCCCAACCAGCAGCAAAACTACCAGGGTTTAGTTGGAGTTCAGCAGTCTCAGAATCAAAATCTAGTCAGTGGCCAACACAACAACATTGGGAATCAAATTCAAGGTGTGATTGTTCCATATCCCTCAGTGCCATCTTATCAG GTTTCGGTGCCTCAAGGTTCCCAAGCAGTGCCCCAGCAGACGTTTCAGCAGCCTGTTATAATTCCCAGCCAGTCCAGCCAAGGGCTGCCCACCACAGGAATGCCAGTGTACTACAGTGTCATTCCATCAGGCCAACAGAACAATCTAAG TTCATCTGTAGGATATTTGCAGCCTCCTGGATCAGAGCAGATACAGTTTCCTAGAACATCATCACCATGCAACTCACAGCAGCTTCAAGGACAGCAGTGTGCAG TTTATAGCAACCATTCAAGTCAGAAGCCATCACCTCCTACATTATTGCCACCTTCATCCAAGTCAAAGCCACAGCAGGCTGCTTCCATTGTGCACTACAGCATAGTGTCTCCACCCTCATCATGTAAAAGTTCACCCACTGGTCTTTCCATCATGCAGCCAAAAAAAG CCGtggcgccgccgcccgccggggGGGTGGTGATGATGCAGCTCAACGTGCCCGGCAGCGCCGCGCCGCGGAACCCGTCCCCGCCGCAGAGGAGAGCGGGCAAGTACTACTGTGAGCACCCCCGCGGGCACAAGGGCACGGAAATCAGCACTTTAGACGGTGCTGCGCAG CTGCAGCATAGTCCTCAACTGGGCAGCCCTGCCACCTCACCAGCCCAATCAccagcaccagcccagctgTCCAACATGAAGAACATCCGTCCCACACTGGCACCTCTTTCTATCGTGTCCCAGTTTtctagaccttttgtccctggacAAG ATGCCAGATACCCATTGCTTGGCCAACCCCTGCAATACAATCCATCTTTGTTACGTGGACAAGTAACAAGCCAACAG TGTCAGCCTGGAAACAGACATGGAAACAGGGGCAAGAAACCAGCAAAGAAGGCTGCTTCAGCAGATCTTGGTGCAGGAGAACCAG ttgTGGGGAAAGTTCTAGAAATTACTGAGCTGCCCGAAGGCATCACTCGTATGGAAGCAGAGAAGCTCTTTGGAGAACTGTTGAAGGTGGGTGCCAAGATCCGGTGGCTGCGGGAttcccagtgcctgcagcagcagcagcagcagcagcggcggttCTGCGGGGACGGCGGCGCCGGGGACTTGGCCTCCAGCTACACGGTGCTGGCCGCCTTCCCCAGCATGGCGGCCGCGCAGAGCGCGCTCAAGAGGCAGAGCGGCAGCGCGGGCAGCAAGTTCcgcctgaggagcagcaggaagcacCACGAGCTGCACGGCCTGGAGAGGGCCAGCTCGCAGTAG
- the R3HDM1 gene encoding R3H domain-containing protein 1 isoform X1, which produces MRMSDILTVKDETDAMKGSEAEFKDTDPVENLKKSGSEEEIQVEKDENCPDNKNNMPRPAQSFAQTAKRSKSNTKLKLVRSLAVCEEYPPPPTAEISQDLQEKIQIQLSQSFEKEEKPAKDESEKEKSSDKLSRKMLSRDSSQEYTDSTGIDLHEFLVNTLKNNPRDRMMLLKLEQEILDFIGNNEVPRKKFPPMTSYHRMLLHRVAAYFGLEHNVDQSGKSVIVNKTSNTRIPDQKFCEHIKDEKSDDFQKRYILKRDNSSLDKDDNQMRIRLKDDRRSKSIEEREEEYQRARERIFAQDSLCSQENYFTDKRIQEEETNSTQQRRQILRINKEASGRSANSHQSSTETEPRPWSSTDSDSSLRNLKPAVTKASSFSGISVLSRGDSSASSKSTGRLSKTGSESSSSVGSSTGSLSHSQQPLPVPALSQPSPGTPAVYPSVSSSNSLSFDGGMSGQVAPAASSSFFLLPLEAAGIPPGSVLVNPQTGQPFLNPDGTPVVYNPPLPQQPGRSQVPGAAPQPALPSPSQHQPGANPILSQPLRALQPSSQPVQYSAVSYPPPLLPASSAQQYSVQDNLGSQFSHLSLARQPAAEGAEPGPALFQPGVVLQPPQQPGFILAAAPAAPPAAPPAPAPPYSGPAHAVGQPVLPQQGYVQQPVPQMAPCYCTPSQYPHSSQQYRPVSVHYSTQQSQALPQPGQQTGYQILPNQQQNYQGLVGVQQSQNQNLVSGQHNNIGNQIQGVIVPYPSVPSYQVSVPQGSQAVPQQTFQQPVIIPSQSSQGLPTTGMPVYYSVIPSGQQNNLSSSVGYLQPPGSEQIQFPRTSSPCNSQQLQGQQCAVYSNHSSQKPSPPTLLPPSSKSKPQQAASIVHYSIVSPPSSCKSSPTGLSIMQPKKAVAPPPAGGVVMMQLNVPGSAAPRNPSPPQRRAGKYYCEHPRGHKGTEISTLDGAAQLQHSPQLGSPATSPAQSPAPAQLSNMKNIRPTLAPLSIVSQFSRPFVPGQGDARYPLLGQPLQYNPSLLRGQVTSQQCQPGNRHGNRGKKPAKKAASADLGAGEPVVGKVLEITELPEGITRMEAEKLFGELLKVGAKIRWLRDSQCLQQQQQQQRRFCGDGGAGDLASSYTVLAAFPSMAAAQSALKRQSGSAGSKFRLRSSRKHHELHGLERASSQ; this is translated from the exons CGGCCAGCGCAGTCCTTTGCACAGACGGCCAAAAGGTCCAAG TCAAACACAAAGTTAAAGTTAGTTCGGAGCCTTGCTGTATGTGAAGAATATCCACCACCTCCCACAGCTGAAATATCCCAGGACCTCCAG GAGAAAATTCAGATCCAGTTGTCGCAGTcttttgaaaaagaagaaaaacctgcAAAAGATgaatcagaaaaggaaaaatccagTGATAAACTGTCCAGAAAAATGTTATCAAGAG ATTCCAGCCAGGAGTATACAGATTCCACTGGTATAGATCTTCAtgaatttttagtaaatacattaaaaaacaaTCCCAG ggaCAGAATGATGCTGCTGAAATTAGAACAGGAAATTTTAGATTTCATTGGTAATAATGA AGTACCAAGAAAAAAGTTTCCCCCAATGACATCTTACCATAGAATGCTGTTGCACAGGGTAGCTGCTTACTTTGGATTAGAGCACAACGTGGACCAGAGTGGGAAGTCAGTGATAGTAAATAAAACTAGCAATACAAGAAT ACCTGACCAAAAGTTTTGTGAGCATATAAAGGATGAGAAGAGCGATGACTTCCAGAAGCGGTACATCCTTAAGAGAGATAACTCTAGTTTAGACAAAGATGACAACCAG ATGAGAATACGATTAAAAGATGACAGAAGAAGTAAATCTATAGAAGAACGTGAAGAAGAATATCAGAGAGCTAGAGAAAGGATATTTGCACAAGAT TCCCTGTGTTCCCAAGAGAATTATTTCACTGATAAAAG AATCCAGGAGGAAGAAACTAATAGTACACAACAAAGACGACAGATACTTAG AATCAATAAGGAGGCATCGGGGAGATCGGCCAACAGCCACCAGAGCAGCACGGAGACGGAGCCGCGGCCCTGGAGCAGCACGGACTCCGACAGCTCCCTGCGCAACCTGAAACCCGCCGTCACCAAGGCCAGCAGCTTCAGCGGCATCTCGGTGCTGAGCCGcggggacagctctgccagcagcaagaGCACGGGCAGGCTGTCCAAAACAG GTTCAGAATCTTCTAGTAGTGTAGGGTCCTCCACGGGTTCTCTCTCTCACAGCCagcagcctcttccagtgccagCTCTAAGCCAGCCCTCCCCTGGCACGCCTGCCGTGTATCCAAGTGTCAGCTCTAGTAACTCTCTTTCCTTTGATGGTGGCATGAGCGGGCAAGTGGCACCTGCTGCTAGCAGCAgcttctttctgcttcccttGGAAGCAGCGGGCATCCCGCCTGGCAGTGTGCTGGTCAACCCTCAAACAG GTCAGCCGTTCCTCAATCCCGACGGCACTCCGGTGGTGTACAACCCTCCCCTGCCTCAGCAGCCTGGTAGGAGCCaagtgcctggagctgcacctcagccagccctgcccagccccagccagcaccAGCCCGGAGCCAACCCCATCCTCTCACAG CCTCTGCGGGCTCTGCAGCCTTCCTCCCAGCCTGTCCAGTACTCTGCAGTGTCGTACCCACCCCCGCTCCTGCCAGCCTCCTCTGCACAGCAATACTCTGTG CAAGACAACCTGGGATCGCAGTTCAGCCACCTGAGCCTGGCGCGGCAGCCGGCGGCGGAGGGCGcggagccgggcccggcgctgtTCCAGCCCGGCGTGGTGCTGCAGCCCCCGCAGCAGCCGGGCTTCATCCTGGCCGCCGCGCCCGCAGCGCCGCCCGCAGCGccgcccgcgcccgccccgccctaCTCGGGCCCCGCGCACGCCGTGGGCCAGCCCGTGCTCCCGCAGCAGGGATACGTGCAGCAGCCCGTGCCACAG ATGGCGCCGTGTTACTGCACCCCCAGCCAGTACCCGCACTCCAGCCAGCAGTACCGCCCCGTGTCTGTCCACTACAGCAcgcagcagagccaggccctgccccagcctggccagcagACAG GTTACCAGATTTTGCCCAACCAGCAGCAAAACTACCAGGGTTTAGTTGGAGTTCAGCAGTCTCAGAATCAAAATCTAGTCAGTGGCCAACACAACAACATTGGGAATCAAATTCAAGGTGTGATTGTTCCATATCCCTCAGTGCCATCTTATCAG GTTTCGGTGCCTCAAGGTTCCCAAGCAGTGCCCCAGCAGACGTTTCAGCAGCCTGTTATAATTCCCAGCCAGTCCAGCCAAGGGCTGCCCACCACAGGAATGCCAGTGTACTACAGTGTCATTCCATCAGGCCAACAGAACAATCTAAG TTCATCTGTAGGATATTTGCAGCCTCCTGGATCAGAGCAGATACAGTTTCCTAGAACATCATCACCATGCAACTCACAGCAGCTTCAAGGACAGCAGTGTGCAG TTTATAGCAACCATTCAAGTCAGAAGCCATCACCTCCTACATTATTGCCACCTTCATCCAAGTCAAAGCCACAGCAGGCTGCTTCCATTGTGCACTACAGCATAGTGTCTCCACCCTCATCATGTAAAAGTTCACCCACTGGTCTTTCCATCATGCAGCCAAAAAAAG CCGtggcgccgccgcccgccggggGGGTGGTGATGATGCAGCTCAACGTGCCCGGCAGCGCCGCGCCGCGGAACCCGTCCCCGCCGCAGAGGAGAGCGGGCAAGTACTACTGTGAGCACCCCCGCGGGCACAAGGGCACGGAAATCAGCACTTTAGACGGTGCTGCGCAG CTGCAGCATAGTCCTCAACTGGGCAGCCCTGCCACCTCACCAGCCCAATCAccagcaccagcccagctgTCCAACATGAAGAACATCCGTCCCACACTGGCACCTCTTTCTATCGTGTCCCAGTTTtctagaccttttgtccctggacAAG GAGATGCCAGATACCCATTGCTTGGCCAACCCCTGCAATACAATCCATCTTTGTTACGTGGACAAGTAACAAGCCAACAG TGTCAGCCTGGAAACAGACATGGAAACAGGGGCAAGAAACCAGCAAAGAAGGCTGCTTCAGCAGATCTTGGTGCAGGAGAACCAG ttgTGGGGAAAGTTCTAGAAATTACTGAGCTGCCCGAAGGCATCACTCGTATGGAAGCAGAGAAGCTCTTTGGAGAACTGTTGAAGGTGGGTGCCAAGATCCGGTGGCTGCGGGAttcccagtgcctgcagcagcagcagcagcagcagcggcggttCTGCGGGGACGGCGGCGCCGGGGACTTGGCCTCCAGCTACACGGTGCTGGCCGCCTTCCCCAGCATGGCGGCCGCGCAGAGCGCGCTCAAGAGGCAGAGCGGCAGCGCGGGCAGCAAGTTCcgcctgaggagcagcaggaagcacCACGAGCTGCACGGCCTGGAGAGGGCCAGCTCGCAGTAG
- the R3HDM1 gene encoding R3H domain-containing protein 1 isoform X4, producing the protein MRMSDILTVKDETDAMKGSEAEFKDTDPVENLKKSGSEEEIQVEKDENCPDNKNNMPRPAQSFAQTAKRSKSNTKLKLVRSLAVCEEYPPPPTAEISQDLQEKIQIQLSQSFEKEEKPAKDESEKEKSSDKLSRKMLSRDSSQEYTDSTGIDLHEFLVNTLKNNPRDRMMLLKLEQEILDFIGNNEVPRKKFPPMTSYHRMLLHRVAAYFGLEHNVDQSGKSVIVNKTSNTRIPDQKFCEHIKDEKSDDFQKRYILKRDNSSLDKDDNQMRIRLKDDRRSKSIEEREEEYQRARERIFAQDSLCSQENYFTDKRIQEEETNSTQQRRQILRINKEASGRSANSHQSSTETEPRPWSSTDSDSSLRNLKPAVTKASSFSGISVLSRGDSSASSKSTGRLSKTGSESSSSVGSSTGSLSHSQQPLPVPALSQPSPGTPAVYPSVSSSNSLSFDGGMSGQVAPAASSSFFLLPLEAAGIPPGSVLVNPQTGQPFLNPDGTPVVYNPPLPQQPGRSQVPGAAPQPALPSPSQHQPGANPILSQQDNLGSQFSHLSLARQPAAEGAEPGPALFQPGVVLQPPQQPGFILAAAPAAPPAAPPAPAPPYSGPAHAVGQPVLPQQGYVQQPVPQMAPCYCTPSQYPHSSQQYRPVSVHYSTQQSQALPQPGQQTGYQILPNQQQNYQGLVGVQQSQNQNLVSGQHNNIGNQIQGVIVPYPSVPSYQVSVPQGSQAVPQQTFQQPVIIPSQSSQGLPTTGMPVYYSVIPSGQQNNLSSSVGYLQPPGSEQIQFPRTSSPCNSQQLQGQQCAVYSNHSSQKPSPPTLLPPSSKSKPQQAASIVHYSIVSPPSSCKSSPTGLSIMQPKKAVAPPPAGGVVMMQLNVPGSAAPRNPSPPQRRAGKYYCEHPRGHKGTEISTLDGAAQLQHSPQLGSPATSPAQSPAPAQLSNMKNIRPTLAPLSIVSQFSRPFVPGQGDARYPLLGQPLQYNPSLLRGQVTSQQCQPGNRHGNRGKKPAKKAASADLGAGEPVVGKVLEITELPEGITRMEAEKLFGELLKVGAKIRWLRDSQCLQQQQQQQRRFCGDGGAGDLASSYTVLAAFPSMAAAQSALKRQSGSAGSKFRLRSSRKHHELHGLERASSQ; encoded by the exons CGGCCAGCGCAGTCCTTTGCACAGACGGCCAAAAGGTCCAAG TCAAACACAAAGTTAAAGTTAGTTCGGAGCCTTGCTGTATGTGAAGAATATCCACCACCTCCCACAGCTGAAATATCCCAGGACCTCCAG GAGAAAATTCAGATCCAGTTGTCGCAGTcttttgaaaaagaagaaaaacctgcAAAAGATgaatcagaaaaggaaaaatccagTGATAAACTGTCCAGAAAAATGTTATCAAGAG ATTCCAGCCAGGAGTATACAGATTCCACTGGTATAGATCTTCAtgaatttttagtaaatacattaaaaaacaaTCCCAG ggaCAGAATGATGCTGCTGAAATTAGAACAGGAAATTTTAGATTTCATTGGTAATAATGA AGTACCAAGAAAAAAGTTTCCCCCAATGACATCTTACCATAGAATGCTGTTGCACAGGGTAGCTGCTTACTTTGGATTAGAGCACAACGTGGACCAGAGTGGGAAGTCAGTGATAGTAAATAAAACTAGCAATACAAGAAT ACCTGACCAAAAGTTTTGTGAGCATATAAAGGATGAGAAGAGCGATGACTTCCAGAAGCGGTACATCCTTAAGAGAGATAACTCTAGTTTAGACAAAGATGACAACCAG ATGAGAATACGATTAAAAGATGACAGAAGAAGTAAATCTATAGAAGAACGTGAAGAAGAATATCAGAGAGCTAGAGAAAGGATATTTGCACAAGAT TCCCTGTGTTCCCAAGAGAATTATTTCACTGATAAAAG AATCCAGGAGGAAGAAACTAATAGTACACAACAAAGACGACAGATACTTAG AATCAATAAGGAGGCATCGGGGAGATCGGCCAACAGCCACCAGAGCAGCACGGAGACGGAGCCGCGGCCCTGGAGCAGCACGGACTCCGACAGCTCCCTGCGCAACCTGAAACCCGCCGTCACCAAGGCCAGCAGCTTCAGCGGCATCTCGGTGCTGAGCCGcggggacagctctgccagcagcaagaGCACGGGCAGGCTGTCCAAAACAG GTTCAGAATCTTCTAGTAGTGTAGGGTCCTCCACGGGTTCTCTCTCTCACAGCCagcagcctcttccagtgccagCTCTAAGCCAGCCCTCCCCTGGCACGCCTGCCGTGTATCCAAGTGTCAGCTCTAGTAACTCTCTTTCCTTTGATGGTGGCATGAGCGGGCAAGTGGCACCTGCTGCTAGCAGCAgcttctttctgcttcccttGGAAGCAGCGGGCATCCCGCCTGGCAGTGTGCTGGTCAACCCTCAAACAG GTCAGCCGTTCCTCAATCCCGACGGCACTCCGGTGGTGTACAACCCTCCCCTGCCTCAGCAGCCTGGTAGGAGCCaagtgcctggagctgcacctcagccagccctgcccagccccagccagcaccAGCCCGGAGCCAACCCCATCCTCTCACAG CAAGACAACCTGGGATCGCAGTTCAGCCACCTGAGCCTGGCGCGGCAGCCGGCGGCGGAGGGCGcggagccgggcccggcgctgtTCCAGCCCGGCGTGGTGCTGCAGCCCCCGCAGCAGCCGGGCTTCATCCTGGCCGCCGCGCCCGCAGCGCCGCCCGCAGCGccgcccgcgcccgccccgccctaCTCGGGCCCCGCGCACGCCGTGGGCCAGCCCGTGCTCCCGCAGCAGGGATACGTGCAGCAGCCCGTGCCACAG ATGGCGCCGTGTTACTGCACCCCCAGCCAGTACCCGCACTCCAGCCAGCAGTACCGCCCCGTGTCTGTCCACTACAGCAcgcagcagagccaggccctgccccagcctggccagcagACAG GTTACCAGATTTTGCCCAACCAGCAGCAAAACTACCAGGGTTTAGTTGGAGTTCAGCAGTCTCAGAATCAAAATCTAGTCAGTGGCCAACACAACAACATTGGGAATCAAATTCAAGGTGTGATTGTTCCATATCCCTCAGTGCCATCTTATCAG GTTTCGGTGCCTCAAGGTTCCCAAGCAGTGCCCCAGCAGACGTTTCAGCAGCCTGTTATAATTCCCAGCCAGTCCAGCCAAGGGCTGCCCACCACAGGAATGCCAGTGTACTACAGTGTCATTCCATCAGGCCAACAGAACAATCTAAG TTCATCTGTAGGATATTTGCAGCCTCCTGGATCAGAGCAGATACAGTTTCCTAGAACATCATCACCATGCAACTCACAGCAGCTTCAAGGACAGCAGTGTGCAG TTTATAGCAACCATTCAAGTCAGAAGCCATCACCTCCTACATTATTGCCACCTTCATCCAAGTCAAAGCCACAGCAGGCTGCTTCCATTGTGCACTACAGCATAGTGTCTCCACCCTCATCATGTAAAAGTTCACCCACTGGTCTTTCCATCATGCAGCCAAAAAAAG CCGtggcgccgccgcccgccggggGGGTGGTGATGATGCAGCTCAACGTGCCCGGCAGCGCCGCGCCGCGGAACCCGTCCCCGCCGCAGAGGAGAGCGGGCAAGTACTACTGTGAGCACCCCCGCGGGCACAAGGGCACGGAAATCAGCACTTTAGACGGTGCTGCGCAG CTGCAGCATAGTCCTCAACTGGGCAGCCCTGCCACCTCACCAGCCCAATCAccagcaccagcccagctgTCCAACATGAAGAACATCCGTCCCACACTGGCACCTCTTTCTATCGTGTCCCAGTTTtctagaccttttgtccctggacAAG GAGATGCCAGATACCCATTGCTTGGCCAACCCCTGCAATACAATCCATCTTTGTTACGTGGACAAGTAACAAGCCAACAG TGTCAGCCTGGAAACAGACATGGAAACAGGGGCAAGAAACCAGCAAAGAAGGCTGCTTCAGCAGATCTTGGTGCAGGAGAACCAG ttgTGGGGAAAGTTCTAGAAATTACTGAGCTGCCCGAAGGCATCACTCGTATGGAAGCAGAGAAGCTCTTTGGAGAACTGTTGAAGGTGGGTGCCAAGATCCGGTGGCTGCGGGAttcccagtgcctgcagcagcagcagcagcagcagcggcggttCTGCGGGGACGGCGGCGCCGGGGACTTGGCCTCCAGCTACACGGTGCTGGCCGCCTTCCCCAGCATGGCGGCCGCGCAGAGCGCGCTCAAGAGGCAGAGCGGCAGCGCGGGCAGCAAGTTCcgcctgaggagcagcaggaagcacCACGAGCTGCACGGCCTGGAGAGGGCCAGCTCGCAGTAG